The DNA window CAAAAAACCTGTGACAAGATGAGAAGTTGTGGTTTTGTGGAAATCACAACTATTGAGTGCATAGCCAGGAATTATGACGTGAAAACGATACAGTTACCTACAGTGGACATGGGACCAGAAGAAACTACAGTAGGAACACAGCCTGATGGGAAAACAGATAAAACAGTAGTAGAAGACACTAACCATGAAACTGAGTCAGGTGAAAAGATAGCAGCTAAAAGAAAATACAATGAAGAAAGTGACAGTGTTACACAAAGTAGTGATTCAActtgtaaaaccaaaaaaatAGATTCCGATCACGAGGTCAAAGGTCGGAAATTACCTCCTGGATTTACTGCTAGATGTGGAATACTACCCAAGGAAACAACAGGCCATACAGGATTCCTTACATTTGCATCTCTGTACACTTTGTAAGTTGTAAGTTGTAAGAAATGTTAAAGACTGGTAGTATAAGTATGTATGATTTAGATTATGCCAGGGAAAGTATAGGGTATAACAGACCACACAGTGTGTGAACAGTACCAGTTGCAAAGGTTTTAGAAGCCAAACAACCCAAAAGAAAAAGGTATATGATAAACTTTTGATgattatttatacatataagGTAAATATAGAAAGAGAATCTTTGTAAGGAGAAGAAAACAATGTATAGTGATACTTTAATTTGCCAAACTCTGAAAAAAATCATGATGTTTTCTTTTGAGATGAATCAGAATAGAACCCCAGTAATTCATCTGGAATTTTTTAAACACTATTAAAGTAACAGAGACAGGTTTTTgtaaaagattaaaaaaaaggAAACTGGTATGGTAACTATATATGATACAGTTCTCATGTGTGACAGTGATTTTGTGTCTTTACTTCACAAGGAATAAAACACATGAAGCtaacattttgtttccatttgtaattattgtattgTCAAATCAGAGTGTCAAATGTGCAGCTGTCATGTTTGACGAATTTACATACCAATGTTGGGTTGTATAGTTGTAGCTTGAATTGCTACATTGAATCGTATTGCAAAACATCTAGGTTGTTGTTTGTGtaagagagggggggggggtagtaatAATCGTGACGACGACACTGTATATAGCGCCCCCAATGGGCGAAAACTATACAATGGATACGACCATACACCATGTACACAAGTGATCTACAATGAACATTTGATTTAATATGGTAAAATGTGTGTGAGAGGGTGAGAGTGAAGTGATTGCCTCGACAACATCATTGTATGCCTTAATGgcttaaaataaaatttatagaTAGATGTTGTGGAACCTGTGCCAGAACACCATGTGTGACATTTATCCAAGCACATCCAACAAATTTTAAAGGAAAAGTATCTAAAAACGGGCCTGAAAATTGGAAATATTGATGAAATTACTCAGTACAGTGAGAAGAGTACTTGGGGACAAAATaagtataaaaagaaagctgaGAGCAAAAGTGAGAATGGAATTTACAGGTACAAAATTTGTCATCGGCTTGTTCTCATAAGCTCTGTTTAATCTCTCTAATATCAGTTTGCCATCTAATTGTCTTTAGAAGTCAAAAAAGGCACTTTTCAAAAGGAAGTATGTTTCGACATAGAGGGCGTAGTGTCCCATGTGCATGTCTGTAGGTCACTGAACCCAGGTCATGTGGATCATGTGATACTTCCTCCATTGCATTCAGAAAGTGTGAAATCACGAATCGGGAAGTCCACTCTCCAACTTTGAAGTATTACTTCTACCAATGCACCATGTTTGAATTGATGGAACGGCTTTGACTACTCTAAGACTCAATATTTTAGATTTGTCCATAATTTCCCGCGTGTGAATACCAGACGACGAAATGGGTTCACATAAACAAACGTATGGAAACGGGAATGGTTTGATGAATAGTGTCGATAGCTATCATGGTGATGATCGGGATTTTGTGGGGAGTGATGATCCAACTACAAAGTTACTAACTTCGTCTATGACGCGGTCAATCGACATACCTAAAGATCAGTAAGTGTAATCTGAaacatattattttgatttacaGAGTTCTATATTATTGTATCGTAGCACACATTAGCATGCACATGTGTGactgatataattataaagtgACACAGCTGAGTAATAAATATACTAATAATTCGCCACTGTCGGCCTTCAGCCTTTCATTATCGTGTACAATGCTTCATTTGTATAGAGAAAGGCGTACTATTTGTAGACGTATTCATGCAAGATTTGAGATACTTGGCCCAGTTTCATATCTTGTTTTAATCCGTGCCTTTGCAAAAAGTGGAGAAAATTAATGTCTGATACTATTACTAGTGAACAAGGCCAGCTCAGTCAAAGTATAGACAATATAACATTGGGGAGTTGTCTGTGATGTAAGTTCCTTTGATAGTTGGGACTTTGTTCTATGCCATTGTCTTACAAATTGGGCCCAGTTTTATCTACAGGTGCACCTACTTTGTTGGTGACCATGGAGGTGGAAGGCTCTGTTAACAGTATctacatacattcatattaTGTCCTTCTGTTAATTTATCACATTTAAGATATGTCCTTCTGTTAATGCTGACTGACATCTTGTCTCaaggtcagagttcaaaggACCATGAAGGTAGTCCTTCTACCACTATGATAAGAtattgtgtgatatttgaaaacaaataataataatgataataatatacaaacaaacaggcaaagaaacaaacacatgCTATATAAGTAATCCTCAGACTGTGTCACACTGATTCATGTGCCCCACTTCCTTTCTCACCATTGCTGTCTCCCCCAATCAGAGGCTTTTTATACACTTTATGAAATGTTAAATATTGTGAAGTGAGATTGAATGTTCTTGTGTTTTGCAGTAATCCTAATGTTAGTATTTCATGATTCAGAATATATCTGTATTGGTACACTCTCATTTCATTAAATTTGCACCTGAGTTTACTCAAGTAAATTTCACTACGTTAGACTTCCTAAAGATATGCCTATGTAGCGGTGATGAAGGGCTGCActtatgacatcattgtatcctAAACGGATGCATGGTATCAGTACTACACTACCTGTATAGTTGACACATATATCTATACCCCAAATACAAAATCagaataatatcaaaatcagTTAACCACACTGTCCATATCTCTTCCATTCCAAACAGATTGATTTATCTTATTGACCACTTCCCGTACATAAAGAGTATTAGACATAAGTTATGGCAATTATTCACTCCAAGGCATCATATTTATTGACTCTGTATATTGATACAACTAGTTGCAATATATGACATTTCCAAAACTTAAAATCTGTTTATGTTTAGTTTCAGAGCAGTGTACATTATAATGGGTTTACTTGGTATGGGTGGCCTCTTACCATGGAATATGTTTATTACTGCCAGTGAAGTAAGTATGGAACAAGACATGTATGCACAAATCAAACTCTCCTCTCTAACAAACCTCAGAGGAGTTCATGAACAAACTTCTGATATTTTGTCACCAGACATCATATGTCTTTTCTGaatatgtaatacattgttACCCCATAATTGTATTTATATGTAGTATATCTTTGCTTGCTGTGCTTGTAGTTTCGAAGACCTTCAGATATTTCACATGACTTTGATCAATGTGGTGACTGTACATATTGCACCACTACCACAGAACAAGACATCCATCATGATTTGAGAAGCAGTGGACTTTGTGACATATTGTTGTGTATTCAGAACAAGCACATCTCAGTAATTGACAGTGAAGAATACAATGCATCAGTACATTTGTACCCAGAGTCACAAGATCTCAAAACTTTATGTAAACATTGCTCacttaactacatgtatacactctTTGGACATTGGATGTAAAAGAGTCTCCCCTTATATATGACCTGGCACTATCCCCGGACATAGTGAAACAGATAACTGTTTTGTTACTAATATAGTAGATGATCATGATTGATAGAATGTAAATACTGGCCATTGGAAGAAAATTATACTtagaaatgtttttatttaccaTCCATGTTTGAATTTCTCAGTATTGATATTGCTTGAATTGAGTGCGAAAGGCACTAAGCAcagaccacagacaaggaaatcTTTCCCTTGTATATGCACAGACTGATATGGTTTCAtcactttcctatgtttgttttTCCAGTATTATGACCACAAATTCAGATATATCAATACTACCAACACTACAAATATGGATACCACAGAATTAAGAAAGACATATGAAAACTTTTTCTCTGTAACAGCAATGTCatccaatattttgatgttagtTCTGAACACAGCTCTCAAACACCTGTAAGTATTCAAAGTTATCACcatgttgtttatttgcattgtTCTGTCAAGTTGACATCTTCGCAAGTCTTGTAATCATGCTGTCGACATGCAGGATGTTAAAATTCTTTCCCGTGCCATATTACAATGCAAATCGTACCTGCCCCAAATTTGCTGTACCAGTATGGCATAGTGATCCACAAGTGCAAAAACGATGATGAATGGATATGTTAAATGAAttttatgcacacacacatgatttGAGTATTGCTATCAGCAATATGCTTGCCAAATGCCTGAATGAAGAGAGCATTCTGTTGACATTGCCTTGGTAATTAAACCCTATAGggtgcatgtatttatttatttatttatttatttatttatttgtttgtttcaggGTATCATTGAATCTACGTATATTTTCTGGGATGATTGTTACACTTATCATGTTTGTCTTCACAACTTGCTTAGTTGTTGTGGATACAGATTCTTGTAAGTACAgtgcaatgtatatgtatacaaccAAGTTTTTGCTGTGGATTCGTATTTGGAGTCCATGTAATTCCAAAGTCagagtgtaaataatttacctagtatatttTGGCTAAATCACTCAACCTTCTTCTACTGTTATTGGTAACCCTGAGAATAACAAAGTTATCACATGTTTGGATCATTGCATCAAAACACTGAATGAAAGAAACCATCGAGATCAAACAACAACTGCTTAATCCTCTTTCGACTAGGCAGGTATGGTATTAGTTTGCACAAAAAAACACTAAAAGTTGGAGAAAATAGGATTAACAGGGATGAAGAGATGGAAATACCGGTATTAATCAACACCCTCCTGTGGTCATATGACAAGTTTGTGTGATTGATTGAATTGTATACAATAACAACTGAAGAAGGCTTAGTGATTTAACTGAAATATACTGAGTAAACTTATTAATGAAGGAACTTATTATAAAGTTAGGAACTACTACATAaagatgtatatttatattaccAATACGCCTGTCACAAGTAGTTCTGCATTCATGGATAACTACACTGATTCTAGGAAATCACCATAAACTGAAAACTCGTCAAGTTTAATTTTGTATGGATTGTCCACCAAATATTACAATTAGTGTCATTTGCAAAATTGTTTTAGGAgctgtattttttgtatgagTATTGCTGTACCCAACATTTGAAgctgtaattttaaatttatattaatGTAGTACCCTAGTCAATGTCATTATGACAGGCTTCTATATCTCTCTGCCATGTATTCTAAGTTTTAACAAGACATTCTGAAATAGGGAACAATAACAGGTTGGACACATTTTAgacatgtactgtaatgtaaacaTCCAGTGGACACCAAGCCAAGTCAAAATGCTGCTTTGATATTGATGCCATAATATACACATGGTATAGATTGCAGAGAACTgagggtacatgtacatattcaagTTGTGCTTTGAGTTTAGAATATAATGAAGTAGTATCAAAATCTCAGTTAAGctggtttgtttttttccccCAACAGGGCAAATGACCTTTTTCATTGTGACTCTCGTCAGTGTTGTTGTGATTAATCGTAAGTATAAAAAGTGTGTTAACTTTTCCCAAATACCGGTAGttttatgtacaaacaaatatgttaGATGTACACATATAGTTATGACAAAGACAACAAATATGTTAGATGTACACATATAGTTATGACATAGACAACAAATATGTTAGATGTACACATATAGTTATGACATAGACAACAAATGGGTTAGATGTACACATATAGTTATGACATAGACAACAAATGGGTtagatgtacacatatatttatgACATAGACAACAAATATGTCTAATATCAGTATATTTGGGATAAGGTTGATTCCCTGGTTACCTCAACACTGCAGTCttatagtaatgtatgtgttATACAGGTGATTTCCAGGCAGAATAAAACTACCTTGACTTCAGCATGATAAGCTATCAACTGTGCTGTATTGTGTCCAATGCTTGGCAGACAGAATATATACCATTCAATGTCAGTATCTATGTCATAAAATAACATCTCTGGAAGTGCACAGGTTATTGAAATCTATTCCAGAggaacattttgtatttaactttattttgcTTGTATTTTTAGTTGCTGGTGCATTATTTCAAGGTAGTTTAATTGGAGTAGCTGGAGTGTTGCCACCTGAGTACATGCAGTCAACAATGAGTGGGCAAGCCATTGCTGGAATATTTGCTTCTCTTACTAATATACTAGCAATAGCAGGTCAGTAGTAATCATATATAGTGTAGTCCTTATACACTAAATCAATGAGAAAATTGATTGTAAAGATCCCCAGATTAAGCTGCAGTCACCCTAAGTTTGGTTCATCATGAGATGAAGTTCTTTGGAGATTTTAGGAAGGTATCTCTGTTATGACTCGTGTTCATATACAAAGGCTTGGAAAGGTTGTGACAGACAAAACGTTCACTTCCTTCCTTGATTCATTCAATTCAAGTAATTGTTACAGAGCCGAGACTGACAATTATAGGGCATAGCTGTGCAAAACTATTCTTTTGTCAGCAACTTAAAAACTTTACTCTTGTAAACGAGTTGAAACAAAGGCAAAACTAGAAGTCTAGTCACAATTTCATAACATGCATATGTTCactgaaatatacatatttactttGAACTTGACATACAGTGATCATGGGACGATTGCGGTATAAATCTATGAGGCAAGAAGTATATATATTGGTATATAGCTACTTTGTGTATGTGGTCACTTTAAACACAACATACAAAGATCCGTGGAAAAACTAAAAATTCCTGTCATTGCCTGTCTTCATAGCTGTTAAGTATATTTACTGAAAGGTAAATAGCTGGTAGATAGATAACCTGTTGAGCCATGTCCTGCTAGGCACTAATAACATCACTGCTGAGGACAGACAACTTTTATGTATTGGATGTAATACATGATATGACCTTCCTTTGTTCTTTCAGCGGCTTCAAAACCTGAAAGTAGTGGATTTGGATATTTCTTGTCAGCTGTGGCTGCTATGTTTCTATGTATAATTGTCTATGCTGTTTTACTTAAATTACCATTTTATAAATACTACATGAACATAACTAAAGGTAAGTAGTACCGGTACCTATATTTCCTAGCTCTATGTTATAATATCACAGGAACAGGAATAAAGGAAcataaaaaaacatgaatataggaacacaaaaaaaacatggcAACCAtaaccatgcccttagcaacagttaACTAATAAGTTGTTCAAGTACAACTACAATGTACTGTGTTTATCTTCTACTTGAAGTTTTGTATGAAAATAGAtttgtacacccaaatattCTGTAATTCGTCTAGTCCACAATTTTAAGTCTTGTAAGTCTTCTATGACAATGACttgtatacagtttgactgaaAACTAGCTAAGTACATGTACGTTTCCAAAGTCAACTATTAATACAGCATTCTGAAGTGTACTAATatgcatattttgaattttttgtttttcagaagAAAGTATCAATAGTGATACCACTGTagaaaacaagaaaaagaaacCTCCATTTAGATTGATATTCAAAAAGGTACATCATCCTTTGAATGAAAGAAACTGTGTGATTTATATGTGTATACAAACATAATACACAAATTACTGCCTTGGTAcctttcaaaatatgaattacacCATGAATGAATAAGACTATACAATGTTTTAAGCATGTACAACATagattttaacaaatttcacCCACTTTCCTCCCTTAGACAAAAACTGCTTTTTGCTACAGACACACACTTtagatatgtatatttttatgtgtGCCATACTTTTGTGgttattatattttcatacatcAATGTATCGGTATTTGATATAGAATTATTTACTTTTCCTATAGATATGGTTGATGGCAGTATTGGTGTTATTAGTTTTTGCTGTGTCATTAGGCTGTTTCCCAGCAGTCACCTCAAAAGTTGAATCTATGTCAACTGATCCTAAAAGTGTATGGGCAAGTAAGTACCAACAGCAATAACTAATTGGCTGTATGCTTGAAAATATATCATTGTAAAATTGTTAAGATTACCACAACTTTTGATGTAGGTACAACTGTTCCTAGAGTTTACCTAAGACACAAGCTAACAGAGTATAAAATTAAACTCCTATGTagtgattaaaatctgatgtagtgaatatGGCATAATTTCTTTAATTACCTCTCTTTCTTAtgtattttgtcttttgttcatttttcattCCATGAGTGAGTGCGTTCTTCCTATGTCTGACCCAATACCATAGAAGTTCACATTCAAATCTCACACATTGATTAACCTACTCAACCAATGGGAACACCTCCAAAATCATGGGTACAGTACCTCAGAATGCTCTGTTTGAAAAGATGTTTAGGGCAGAGTGCAGACAAAGATgttataaaaaacaacaatattgttattgtcttgtattttcaatttcaatcctTAAATGTCAGTTGTATAAAGacagattctgattggctataCATAAGTACATGATTTGAATGTGAACGCCTatgatattgtgtcagatgGAGGATGAAGGCACTCACTCTCAGAACAAAATCAAAAGTGAACAACAGTAAATGAAAGAAATGGCACCATATTCACTGCATTAGATTTTAGTCAGATTGGTAGTAGATGTGCTGCTGCATGCATTGATTTCTTTGATTGCAAGATTTGCCATGTTTACACTGCTTTAGTCACACACTTTAGCAAAGGACTAACATGGGAGTCAAAAATGGTGAATATTTGGTAAAATTATTTCTAAGCTTGCCATAAGAATTGACTCCCAAACTATGGCAATGATTACAAGCCATGCAATGATATATAGCtcttgatatatatttttttattgcgTTTCAGCACGTTATTTCACGCCAGTTACTTGTTTTTTACTCTTCAATACTGGTGATTGTATAGGTAGAGTGTTGACTGGCTGGATTCAATGGGTAAGTAAGTCTTGGAGGCTATCAGAAAAATATAAACTAGAAGACATATTTTTATTAAGAAACTTGCAAACTATTTAGAAAATGAAACTCAGTATGATGTAAATGCATCACAGAATTAGGCATATTGACAGTTTATTTGTGAGGAAAGGGCCACAGAAAAGGTAATGTAAAGAAATGGAAATATGTTACAGAGTTTGGAGTTGGATTTTCATGTGGCAAACCTATCTGTCATACCTACATGTTTGATAATACATACTTTGAAAGTTACACGGTATATTTGATAATGTGGAGGGAAGCGGACGGATCAAGTGTTTGATTAATTCATACCATTTGCCTTGACTGTATTTTTAATCCATTTTAATCTATCAGAGGGACATTTTAATGCCACTATAGCAGCTATTGTCAATACTTGTAGCATTATGCTAGTTTATTATGTCATTGTGTCTTCACAGCCAGATGAATCAGGGTATGGTCTAACTATTCTCATTCTGCTTAGAACAGCATTCTTTCCACTGTTTGCACTGTGTAATGTTGAACCAAGAGGTCATAATACACCAGTTGTGTTCAACAATGATGCCTATTTCATTGTCTTCATGGCTGTATTTGCTATATCCAATGGCTATCTTGGAACTCTTTGTATGATATATGGACCTAAGTAAGTGAATCTGTATTCGTCATTTCATTTGTAGGTTGGCTGTACTTTTGTTAGTCACTGACAAACTTTTTGGGATGGGTTGGGTTAAGGGTGTTGGTTCATATTGTACTTCTTCCAGTGATGCAACAAAGAAAAGTGTTGACTGATAATGATATCAAAGGCCATGTAGGGTATCTTAAGTTGACCTCTGCAttaacagtacaatatagttactttggaaaggtaaattggaaatgaacaTGACCTTGCAATCCAtctactatggaccttgatcatgcaatgatttgtGCATTCATGCAATGATACCCATCTCCATCAGTCAGAAGAGACCCATAGTGAACAGGGACCAAGGATACCAACCACCAGTACCATCAATTTACTCGCATATTACAGTCGATTatccagttccaagatgcattgcacgagATAatgtcgcttatgttgttacatttagtcttgttttgtctatattacatttgaaataacattttc is part of the Glandiceps talaboti chromosome 2, keGlaTala1.1, whole genome shotgun sequence genome and encodes:
- the LOC144450385 gene encoding equilibrative nucleoside transporter 1-like, with the translated sequence MGSHKQTYGNGNGLMNSVDSYHGDDRDFVGSDDPTTKLLTSSMTRSIDIPKDHFRAVYIIMGLLGMGGLLPWNMFITASEYYDHKFRYINTTNTTNMDTTELRKTYENFFSVTAMSSNILMLVLNTALKHLVSLNLRIFSGMIVTLIMFVFTTCLVVVDTDSWQMTFFIVTLVSVVVINLAGALFQGSLIGVAGVLPPEYMQSTMSGQAIAGIFASLTNILAIAAASKPESSGFGYFLSAVAAMFLCIIVYAVLLKLPFYKYYMNITKEESINSDTTVENKKKKPPFRLIFKKIWLMAVLVLLVFAVSLGCFPAVTSKVESMSTDPKSVWATRYFTPVTCFLLFNTGDCIGRVLTGWIQWPDESGYGLTILILLRTAFFPLFALCNVEPRGHNTPVVFNNDAYFIVFMAVFAISNGYLGTLCMIYGPKKVQDDHKETAGNIMALFLSLGLGIGAALSFIVTETI